In the genome of Tripterygium wilfordii isolate XIE 37 chromosome 19, ASM1340144v1, whole genome shotgun sequence, one region contains:
- the LOC119984971 gene encoding premnaspirodiene oxygenase-like produces the protein MQQMISSLPHRRLRDLANKYGPLMHLQLGEVSTIVISSPEFAKEVMKTHDIIFASRPYVLAAEILLYNFSDIGFAPYGEYWRQMRKICTMELLSSKRVQAMRWIREEEVSEFVKSISSKARSEINLSEMLICSTYVITSMAAFGGSCKSHETFVPLVRQMVEVLGGFSLADVFPSIKLFRKMVLMKTQLERLHHEVDEILESLINEHRRNKSRIDSNEEFVEDLVDVLLNLQEHGELQFPLTTDNIKAVVLDIFLAGSETSSTTLEWAMSELLKNPRIMAKAQAEVRKVFDRKGSVDEAGVEELEFMKLVIKETLRLHPPLPLILPRECREKCEILGYDIPVKTQIIINAFAIGRDPRHWIDAEKFSPDRFVNSSIDFKGNNFEFIPFGSGRRMCPGMSFGIANVELTLANLLYHFDWKLANNIKQEELDMTESFGAGVGRKNDLYLIPIPYHATPVE, from the exons ATGCAGCAAATGATTTCCTCTCTGCCTCATCGGCGGCTAAGAGATTTGGCCAACAAATATGGACCTCTTATGCACCTTCAGCTCGGTGAAGTCTCCACCATAGTCATTTCTTCTCCAGAATTTGCCAAAGAAGTAATGAAAACCCATGACATTATTTTTGCTTCAAGACCTTATGTCCTTGCAGCAGAGATCCTGCTATATAATTTCAGCGATATTGGTTTTGCACCATATGGAGAATACTGGAGACAGATGCGTAAAATCTGCACAATGGAACTCTTGAGTTCAAAAAGGGTTCAAGCAATGAGATGGATCAGAGAGGAAGAGGTATCGGAGTTTGTTAAATCCATTTCTTCAAAGGCAAGGTCAGAAATCAACCTCAGCGAGATGTTAATCTGTTCAACATATGTGATCACTTCAATGGCAGCCTTTGGTGGGAGCTGCAAGAGCCATGAAACATTTGTACCACTTGTAAGACAAATGGTAGAGGTTTTAGGAGGTTTCAGTTTGGCTGATGTGTTCCCTTCCATAAAATTATTTCGTAAAATGGTTCTGATGAAGACTCAACTTGAGAGGCTGCATCATGAAGTTGATGAGATACTTGAAAGCCTTATAAACGAACATAGACGCAACAAGTCAAGAATCGATTCCAATGAGGAGTTTGTTGAAGATTTGGTTGACGTTCTTTTAAACCTTCAGGAACATGGAGAACTTCAATTCCCCTTAACAACAGACAACATCAAAGCAGTTGTTCTG GACATTTTCCTTGCTGGGAGTGAAACGTCTTCTACAACGTTAGAATGGGCAATGTCAGAGTTGCTAAAGAATCCGAGAATTATGGCAAAGGCTCAAGCAGAGGTGAGAAAGGTGTTTGATAGAAAAGGATCTGTAGACGAAGCAGGAGTCGAAGAGCTAGAATTCATGAAACTAGTTATCAAAGAAACTCTAAGGTTACACCCTCCGCTTCCCTTGATACTTCCGAGAGAATGCAGAGAGAAGTGTGAGATTCTTGGTTATGACATACCAGTCAAAACCCAAATCATCATTAATGCATTTGCTATCGGAAGGGATCCTAGGCACTGGATTGATGCCGAGAAGTTCTCTCCTGACAGATTCGTTAATAGTTCCATTGATTTCAAAGGAAATAACTTTGAATTTATTCCATTTGGTTCTGGAAGGAGGATGTGTCCTGGCATGTCATTCGGAATAGCAAACGTTGAGCTTACGCTTGCAAATCTACTCTACCATTTTGACTGGAAGCTCGCTAACAACATCAAACAAGAAGAACTAGATATGACGGAGAGTTTTGGTGCCGGAGTTGGAAGAAAAAATGATCTTTATTTAATCCCCATTCCTTACCATGCTACACCTGTTGAGTAA